The window CGTCAGGGAGTGTGATGAGTCCATCCGGACGGTGTTTGACCTGATACTGGCTTAGGAAGGTTGAGCGATCGCCGTTTATCCATCCGGATGCGCCTTTTTTCTCCAGGAGCAGCCTAGCCACCTGATTATCAAGATGGTGTTCCAGTGTCCAGCCGGTAATTTTTGAGGGTTCAAAGCGCGCGGGGAAAATATCATCGTCCGGCGTTAAAACGACGGCCAGTCCGTCGCTGGTTATGCCCCACAATGACATTTTCATCGTCCGTGATTCAAATACATACTTTTGTATTAACCCCATTCGCTCAATTTTTGTCAGCAGCGTATACAGCGATTTATGATCCCTGAAGCCAAACAGCAGCATCAGTGTTTTAAAGTCGCTGTAGGTTTCTTCCTTCAGGAAATTCAGCAGCCTTTTTATCTTCTCGCTATT is drawn from Pectobacterium aroidearum and contains these coding sequences:
- the mobC gene encoding MobC family replication-relaxation protein, which produces MLIATYSERIARNSEKIKRLLNFLKEETYSDFKTLMLLFGFRDHKSLYTLLTKIERMGLIQKYVFESRTMKMSLWGITSDGLAVVLTPDDDIFPARFEPSKITGWTLEHHLDNQVARLLLEKKGASGWINGDRSTFLSQYQVKHRPDGLITLPDGQVIAVETERRLKTKARYQSIIASHLLARTQKHWIYVFYIVPDLQKKLALELLFANIKHVIVNHQPISLEARHRNVFRIYTLDELRQLELRQYS